In Blastopirellula sp. J2-11, a single genomic region encodes these proteins:
- a CDS encoding DUF1559 domain-containing protein — translation MLSSVKRQGFTLVELLVVIAIIGVLIALLLPAVQQAREAARRMSCTNNMKQLGLAVHNYHDTHRVFPPGLLHPDPAATAGAKTSWFSPSVWANGYGWGTFILPFLEQTAIYDELRSVPVWTPADAQHTISAYHCASDPSPLINPYYFDQFYLPSGDIPDEERMAKSNYVANIGTGVALPSGVTLGDGASSLHSNFRFRDFTDGTSNVIYFSERDGVRKSSLSSSSPWGGAIWIGAPKITTGGSYCHNHCFFAGDATNATNAPINAPSGKALVGDVASSQHPGGVNVTMVDGSVHFLSENTSWETVAALAKRSDGQVVGEW, via the coding sequence ATGTTATCCTCAGTCAAACGTCAGGGCTTTACCCTGGTCGAATTGCTTGTCGTGATTGCAATTATCGGCGTCTTAATCGCCCTCCTCTTGCCGGCCGTGCAACAGGCCCGCGAAGCAGCTCGCCGCATGAGTTGCACCAACAACATGAAGCAGCTTGGCTTAGCGGTCCACAACTATCACGATACGCATCGCGTCTTTCCGCCGGGACTGTTGCATCCAGATCCGGCCGCCACCGCAGGCGCCAAAACATCCTGGTTTTCGCCCAGCGTTTGGGCGAATGGTTATGGCTGGGGCACGTTCATTCTCCCGTTCCTCGAACAAACCGCGATTTATGATGAGCTGCGATCGGTTCCAGTCTGGACTCCTGCGGACGCGCAACACACCATCTCCGCCTATCACTGCGCCTCGGACCCAAGTCCGCTGATCAATCCGTATTACTTTGACCAATTCTATCTTCCCAGCGGCGACATCCCCGACGAAGAGCGGATGGCCAAATCCAACTATGTCGCCAATATCGGAACCGGCGTCGCGCTTCCCAGCGGCGTCACCTTGGGCGATGGCGCATCCAGCTTGCACAGCAATTTTCGGTTTCGAGATTTTACCGATGGGACTTCGAACGTCATTTACTTTTCCGAACGGGACGGCGTGCGTAAGTCTTCTCTGTCATCCTCCAGTCCCTGGGGCGGCGCGATCTGGATTGGCGCGCCAAAAATCACCACCGGCGGCTCGTACTGTCACAATCACTGCTTCTTTGCCGGCGACGCGACCAATGCGACCAACGCGCCGATCAATGCTCCTAGCGGAAAAGCCTTGGTGGGCGATGTCGCCAGCAGCCAACACCCCGGCGGCGTGAATGTCACCATGGTGGATGGTTCGGTTCATTTCCTCAGCGAAAACACTTCCTGGGAAACCGTGGCCGCTTTGGCGAAACGCTCCGACGGCCAAGTGGTGGGAGAATGGTAA
- a CDS encoding DUF4198 domain-containing protein, whose amino-acid sequence MQELRTPLSGTHACGLIVLALCLTGCSRDPFACVPVSGTVTLDGEPLSTARVIFSPQGDGKSAIVGPMSYCITDDQGRFELATPYGESGAVAGSHKISICGEVRDEENPRVVLKKEYLPARYWQGDTLTFDVPNHGTDEAHFALDSK is encoded by the coding sequence ATGCAAGAATTACGAACCCCACTTTCCGGCACGCATGCCTGCGGCTTGATCGTGCTGGCGTTGTGCCTAACGGGATGCAGCCGCGATCCGTTCGCCTGTGTTCCGGTCTCTGGAACCGTCACGCTCGACGGAGAACCGCTTTCGACGGCGCGCGTGATCTTTTCGCCCCAAGGGGACGGAAAAAGCGCGATTGTCGGTCCAATGTCGTACTGCATCACCGACGATCAGGGACGCTTTGAACTCGCGACTCCGTATGGCGAATCAGGCGCCGTCGCCGGAAGCCACAAGATCTCGATTTGCGGCGAAGTCCGGGACGAAGAGAACCCACGGGTTGTCCTCAAAAAGGAATACCTACCGGCTCGTTACTGGCAAGGCGATACGCTGACCTTTGACGTTCCCAATCACGGAACCGACGAAGCCCACTTCGCTCTCGACAGCAAATAA
- a CDS encoding CinA family nicotinamide mononucleotide deamidase-related protein, with protein sequence MHAEIVAIGDELTSGQRLDTNSQWLSQELGNLGIPTRFHTTAADDLEPLIRCLQIAAERAEIILVSGGLGPTADDLTREAIAAAFGLELQLDPESLAHIERRFASRGFPMPEKNRVQALFPTGSVVIPNPNGTAPGIYLTIQRKGRSVRLFALPGVPIELKEMWQATVKAAIAGESGLPVNLIRHFELKCFGVGESRLEAMLPDMIRRGRDPQVGITVHQATITLRVTTSGKDEAECLAKAQPTLDEIRTTLGPLVFGEAGDELQDAVGRLLAEAHQSVACFESATAGMIAFSLSEASPANEYFVGGRIAPSFASVTQYVSEATDDPVTLIERAAEKIRAEFQADFGLAIGPINQAGAYSFAIADLAGVISDSSQTLGHPEIHRPRAAKQALDLLRRRLLSKAS encoded by the coding sequence ATGCACGCAGAAATCGTGGCGATCGGCGACGAACTAACCAGCGGCCAACGCCTAGACACCAACTCGCAGTGGCTCAGTCAGGAACTGGGGAATCTAGGAATTCCGACCCGCTTTCACACGACCGCCGCCGACGATCTAGAACCGCTGATCCGCTGCCTGCAAATCGCCGCCGAGAGAGCCGAGATCATCCTGGTCAGCGGAGGACTCGGCCCGACTGCCGATGATCTGACGCGCGAAGCGATCGCCGCGGCGTTTGGATTAGAGCTGCAGTTGGATCCCGAGAGTCTTGCGCATATCGAGCGGCGATTCGCGTCGCGCGGCTTCCCCATGCCTGAAAAGAACCGCGTTCAGGCCCTTTTTCCGACCGGCAGTGTTGTGATCCCCAATCCCAACGGCACCGCGCCGGGGATTTACCTCACGATCCAGCGCAAAGGACGCAGCGTGCGGCTGTTCGCCTTGCCGGGCGTACCGATCGAGCTGAAAGAGATGTGGCAAGCAACGGTCAAAGCGGCCATCGCTGGCGAGTCAGGCTTGCCGGTGAACCTCATTCGCCACTTTGAACTAAAATGTTTTGGCGTCGGCGAGAGTCGCTTGGAAGCGATGTTGCCTGACATGATTCGCCGCGGACGCGACCCGCAAGTCGGCATCACCGTCCACCAGGCGACAATCACGCTGCGGGTGACCACCAGCGGCAAAGATGAAGCGGAATGCTTGGCGAAAGCTCAACCGACGCTCGATGAGATCCGCACAACCCTCGGTCCCCTCGTCTTTGGCGAAGCCGGCGACGAACTCCAAGACGCGGTCGGACGCTTGCTGGCCGAGGCGCATCAATCGGTCGCCTGCTTCGAGTCGGCGACCGCCGGCATGATCGCTTTTTCCCTCTCGGAAGCGTCACCCGCCAACGAATACTTTGTCGGCGGACGAATCGCACCAAGCTTCGCCAGCGTCACCCAATATGTCAGCGAAGCGACCGACGATCCGGTCACGCTGATCGAGCGCGCCGCAGAAAAAATCCGCGCCGAATTTCAAGCCGACTTTGGCCTGGCGATCGGCCCCATCAACCAAGCCGGCGCCTACAGCTTCGCCATCGCCGACCTGGCCGGCGTAATCAGCGATTCATCGCAAACCCTAGGGCACCCCGAGATTCATCGCCCCAGAGCCGCGAAGCAAGCGCTCGATCTGTTGCGCCGGCGTCTACTATCAAAAGCTTCATAA
- a CDS encoding DUF1559 domain-containing protein, translated as MRSSPASRNLGFTLVELLVVIAIIGVLIGLLLPAVQQAREAARRMHCSNNLKQIGLAMHNYVDTFKTLPPGAICLASEGDITASAHDADEFPREDYWTATWATMLLPFLEQANLHAQYDFSSVVADNEVVTQVEVTGFVCPSDSSSLNFTQDSHNCSKGNYAAAVNTDDTYNRRDWGDPFFRGSFNPRYQYGAKFRDITDGTSNTILVGEILKCSKGTIQEGDSRGAWAHPSGSLFALNGDSTQNPFTASDHGGINTDARIAGNDNKDYPGYCDNSVVDDSQLSCVDTRSEFANILMRSRHPGGAMSVFGDGSVRFLSETGDKQMLFRMIAIADGEVISDF; from the coding sequence ATGCGTTCCAGCCCCGCTTCAAGAAACTTAGGTTTCACACTTGTTGAACTGCTTGTGGTCATCGCGATTATCGGCGTATTGATTGGGCTGCTCCTTCCGGCTGTCCAGCAAGCGCGTGAAGCCGCTCGGCGGATGCATTGCAGCAATAATCTAAAGCAGATTGGGCTCGCGATGCACAACTACGTCGACACCTTCAAAACGTTGCCGCCGGGCGCTATTTGTTTGGCCTCGGAAGGTGACATTACGGCCTCTGCTCATGACGCCGACGAGTTTCCTCGTGAGGACTATTGGACCGCTACATGGGCGACCATGTTGCTTCCCTTTCTGGAACAAGCGAACTTGCACGCGCAGTACGACTTCAGTTCGGTCGTGGCCGACAACGAGGTCGTCACGCAAGTCGAGGTCACCGGTTTCGTTTGTCCCAGTGATTCCAGTTCCCTCAACTTTACGCAAGACAGCCACAACTGTTCGAAAGGGAACTACGCTGCGGCCGTAAACACCGACGACACCTACAACCGTCGGGACTGGGGAGATCCCTTCTTTCGCGGCTCCTTCAATCCTCGTTACCAATACGGCGCCAAGTTCCGCGACATCACCGATGGAACATCCAACACGATCCTGGTCGGCGAAATCTTGAAGTGCAGCAAGGGGACGATCCAAGAAGGGGATTCTCGCGGCGCGTGGGCCCATCCGTCCGGAAGCCTTTTCGCCCTCAACGGCGACTCCACCCAAAATCCATTCACTGCCTCTGATCACGGCGGCATCAATACCGATGCTCGCATTGCGGGAAATGATAACAAGGATTACCCCGGCTACTGCGACAATTCGGTCGTCGACGATTCTCAACTCTCGTGCGTTGACACGCGCTCCGAGTTCGCCAATATCCTGATGCGAAGCCGGCATCCCGGCGGCGCGATGAGCGTCTTCGGAGACGGTTCGGTTCGCTTTCTTTCCGAGACCGGCGATAAGCAAATGCTTTTCCGGATGATTGCGATTGCTGACGGAGAGGTGATTTCAGACTTCTAA
- the aat gene encoding leucyl/phenylalanyl-tRNA--protein transferase, with translation MPPKFFPPADSADEQGLVMVGGDLSAERLLDAYRHGIFPWPMWDDWLPMTWFSLDPRAIIELNDLHVSRRLARTLRSGQFTATCDRAFPDVMRGCSRRRKGGDGTWITPHLFKAFCNLHEEGHAHSVEVWQGEELAGGIYGIAVGGLFAGESMFHNVTDASKVALATLVAHLNVRGYHLFDIQQWTPHTGSMGAYEIPRHVYLKRLADAVRYPVTFGADLAVEVADVPQLLANLE, from the coding sequence ATGCCGCCCAAGTTTTTTCCCCCAGCTGATTCGGCCGACGAGCAAGGGCTCGTGATGGTCGGCGGAGATTTATCGGCCGAGCGCCTGTTAGACGCCTATCGCCATGGGATTTTCCCCTGGCCGATGTGGGATGATTGGCTGCCGATGACTTGGTTCTCCCTCGATCCCCGCGCGATCATCGAGTTGAACGACTTGCACGTTTCGCGTCGTTTGGCCCGAACGCTGCGCAGCGGTCAATTTACCGCGACCTGCGATCGGGCCTTTCCGGACGTGATGCGGGGATGCTCGCGCCGCCGCAAAGGAGGCGATGGGACCTGGATTACGCCTCATTTATTCAAAGCCTTCTGCAATTTGCATGAAGAGGGGCACGCACATAGCGTGGAAGTCTGGCAAGGCGAAGAACTGGCCGGCGGCATCTACGGGATCGCCGTCGGCGGACTCTTCGCCGGCGAATCGATGTTTCATAACGTCACCGACGCATCCAAGGTAGCGCTAGCGACATTGGTCGCCCATCTCAATGTACGCGGCTATCATCTCTTCGATATTCAACAATGGACCCCGCACACCGGCAGCATGGGCGCTTACGAAATCCCGCGTCACGTCTATCTAAAACGACTAGCCGACGCCGTCCGCTACCCCGTCACCTTCGGCGCAGATCTAGCGGTCGAAGTCGCCGACGTTCCGCAGTTGCTGGCAAATCTCGAATAA
- the dnaG gene encoding DNA primase, whose amino-acid sequence MPLDDSRELVRQASDIADVMGGYMPLTRQGRIYLALCPWHNDTRPSLQVNPDRQSWRCWVCGIGGDIFSFVMRREGIDFREALELLADRANISLTKAAPTQPGSPNDKKTLFAAAAWAERLFQKNLAHSHDADAARRYFHDRGVSQDSVNRFHLGYAPDQWQWLVDQAYSTQFSAAVLENVGLIGRSSTSGKPYDRFKGRVIFPIHDVQGRTIGFGGRILPQNTDVKAAKYVNSPETKLFSKSDNLYALDLARDAIVESRSAIVVEGYTDVIALQQAGIKNVVAVLGTALGERHIHLLRRYADRIYLLLDGDEAGQRRTNEILELFVSEQADLRIVTLPDQLDPCDFVQQRGVDAFYAALDTSVDALEHKLRITTAGVDVRRDLHKANEALESLLSTLARAPRLRDDTGSDVRLREHQFLARLARKFEVDELELRKRLSSLRRATNASVRPTEQADESTKLRAADLDPYDRNFLEVLACQPDLTILAADEIGVDEMSSAAAVQLYQTFISACHDGSPVEFNQLLSQIESESLKGLLVELDELAAAKKIVDPETLLKTIIADFKRRYEDREGRDSVAALEQKNLQPQEELDVLQQMIERQRNRQGIVSPTDG is encoded by the coding sequence GTGCCACTGGACGACTCACGCGAGCTAGTACGCCAAGCATCCGATATTGCGGATGTGATGGGCGGTTACATGCCGCTGACGCGCCAGGGTCGCATCTATCTTGCTCTTTGCCCTTGGCACAACGACACTCGCCCCAGTTTGCAGGTCAACCCAGACCGCCAATCTTGGCGCTGTTGGGTCTGCGGAATCGGCGGCGACATCTTCAGCTTTGTGATGCGTCGCGAAGGAATCGACTTCCGCGAAGCGCTGGAGTTGCTGGCCGATCGAGCCAATATTTCTCTGACCAAAGCGGCGCCGACCCAGCCCGGATCACCGAACGACAAAAAGACGCTCTTTGCGGCCGCTGCCTGGGCCGAGCGGCTTTTTCAGAAAAATCTCGCCCATTCACACGATGCGGACGCCGCGCGACGTTATTTTCATGATCGCGGCGTTTCCCAAGATTCGGTCAACCGTTTCCATTTGGGATATGCTCCCGATCAGTGGCAATGGCTCGTCGATCAAGCCTATTCGACCCAGTTTTCGGCCGCTGTCCTCGAAAATGTCGGCCTGATCGGCCGCAGCAGCACTTCGGGCAAACCGTACGATCGCTTCAAGGGACGCGTGATCTTCCCGATTCATGACGTTCAAGGACGCACGATCGGCTTTGGCGGCCGTATTCTGCCGCAAAACACCGATGTCAAAGCGGCCAAGTACGTCAATTCGCCCGAAACCAAGCTTTTCTCGAAGAGCGACAATCTCTACGCGCTTGATTTGGCGCGGGACGCCATCGTCGAGTCCCGTTCGGCGATTGTGGTTGAAGGTTATACCGATGTGATCGCGCTGCAGCAGGCCGGCATCAAGAATGTAGTCGCCGTACTGGGAACGGCTCTGGGCGAACGTCATATCCATCTGCTTCGCCGCTACGCCGATCGAATTTATCTGCTGCTTGACGGCGATGAAGCTGGCCAACGACGAACGAACGAAATCCTGGAACTGTTCGTATCAGAGCAAGCCGACCTGCGAATCGTCACGCTGCCCGATCAACTTGATCCTTGCGACTTTGTGCAACAGCGCGGGGTCGACGCGTTTTACGCCGCGTTGGATACCTCGGTCGACGCACTTGAACACAAACTGCGAATCACCACAGCCGGCGTCGACGTCCGGCGCGATTTGCACAAAGCGAATGAAGCGCTCGAAAGCTTGCTCTCGACCTTGGCCCGAGCGCCTCGTTTGCGCGACGACACCGGGTCGGACGTTCGCTTGCGAGAACATCAATTTTTGGCTCGCTTGGCCCGCAAATTTGAAGTCGACGAGCTGGAACTACGGAAACGACTTTCCTCGCTTCGTCGCGCGACCAACGCATCGGTCAGGCCGACCGAACAAGCGGACGAATCGACCAAATTACGTGCCGCTGACTTGGATCCGTACGATCGAAATTTTCTCGAAGTACTCGCTTGCCAGCCTGACTTGACCATATTGGCGGCCGATGAAATCGGCGTCGACGAGATGAGCAGCGCGGCGGCTGTTCAGCTTTATCAAACATTTATATCGGCTTGCCATGACGGCTCGCCGGTCGAATTTAATCAGTTGCTTTCGCAGATCGAATCGGAATCGCTCAAAGGCTTGTTGGTGGAACTCGACGAGCTGGCGGCGGCGAAGAAAATTGTCGATCCGGAAACGCTGCTGAAAACGATCATCGCGGACTTTAAACGCCGCTATGAAGACCGAGAGGGACGCGATAGCGTCGCCGCTCTCGAACAGAAGAATTTGCAACCGCAGGAAGAACTAGATGTCCTGCAGCAAATGATTGAACGACAACGAAATCGACAGGGAATCGTTTCTCCCACGGACGGGTAG
- a CDS encoding sigma-70 family RNA polymerase sigma factor, producing MEFCDQDLIALMERGKTQGYLTYDEVNNYLPDEASSPEKLDKLLTELEQKGIELVTSAPEDDFDDAPTSRAPSPQEFREAIDDEEGTDTFVPEEISKANDDPIRMYLSQMASIPLLTRDQEIALAKKIEITRKQFRRSVLACDFAMRTTVEILTKVHRGELPFDRTIKVSLTEQLTKEQIQARMPHNLRTLNHLLDQNQRDFKVLLRKSTSREDRIAAKRRFIRRRQKCLQLVEEMSLRTRRVLPVMKQLEDFASRMEQIRNRLDLIGDQSSFKDERANLRQELRDLMILTLESPRGLRQRCERYRRQFDEYEKVKRELSSGNLRLVVSIAKKYRNRGLSFLDLIQEGNTGLMRAVDKYEYRRGFKFSTYATWWIRQAITRAIADQARTIRIPVHMIDVLSKLRNVQKRLLQELRREPTMDEIARRAEIDLEEVRRVMDIGRQPVSLDRPIGESEDSSFGEFIEDSHEETPIRSASNQILRDRIQGLLKTLTYREREIIKLRYGLGDGYTYTLEEVGRIFKVTRERVRQIEAKAVRKLQHPVRSQQLEGFLAGAAAD from the coding sequence GTGGAATTTTGTGATCAGGATTTGATTGCGCTCATGGAGCGCGGCAAGACCCAGGGTTATCTCACCTACGACGAAGTCAACAACTATCTGCCCGATGAAGCGAGTAGTCCGGAGAAGCTGGATAAGCTTTTGACCGAACTAGAGCAAAAAGGGATCGAGTTGGTGACCAGCGCGCCGGAGGACGACTTTGACGACGCACCGACGTCGCGAGCTCCTTCGCCCCAAGAATTTCGTGAAGCGATCGACGACGAAGAAGGGACCGACACTTTTGTCCCCGAAGAAATCTCGAAGGCGAACGATGATCCGATTCGGATGTATCTGTCGCAAATGGCTTCGATCCCGCTGCTAACGCGAGATCAAGAGATCGCGCTCGCCAAGAAGATCGAAATCACCCGCAAGCAATTCCGCCGTTCGGTGTTGGCCTGCGATTTCGCGATGCGAACGACCGTCGAAATCTTGACCAAGGTTCATCGCGGCGAATTGCCGTTTGACCGCACGATCAAGGTCTCGCTGACCGAGCAACTGACCAAGGAACAAATCCAGGCACGCATGCCGCATAACCTGCGGACGCTGAATCATCTGCTGGATCAAAACCAACGCGATTTTAAAGTGCTGCTCCGCAAATCAACTTCGCGAGAAGACCGAATCGCCGCGAAGCGTCGCTTCATTCGCCGCCGTCAAAAATGTCTGCAGCTGGTCGAAGAGATGAGCCTGCGTACGCGTCGGGTTCTACCGGTGATGAAGCAGCTGGAAGATTTCGCGAGCCGTATGGAGCAGATTCGCAATCGTTTGGACCTGATCGGCGATCAGTCGTCGTTCAAAGATGAGCGAGCGAACCTGCGACAAGAGCTGCGCGATCTGATGATCCTGACGCTGGAAAGTCCGCGCGGTTTGCGTCAGCGTTGCGAACGTTATCGTCGTCAATTTGACGAATACGAAAAAGTAAAACGCGAACTGTCGAGCGGCAACCTGCGGTTGGTCGTTTCGATCGCCAAGAAGTATCGCAATCGGGGGCTCAGCTTTCTGGATCTGATCCAGGAAGGCAACACCGGCCTGATGCGAGCCGTCGACAAGTACGAATATCGCCGCGGTTTCAAGTTTTCGACGTACGCGACCTGGTGGATTCGCCAAGCGATCACTCGCGCCATCGCCGATCAAGCGCGGACCATTCGCATTCCGGTTCACATGATCGACGTCTTGTCGAAGCTGCGAAACGTGCAGAAGCGTTTGCTGCAAGAGTTGCGTCGCGAACCGACGATGGACGAGATCGCGCGTCGCGCCGAGATCGACCTGGAAGAAGTTCGCCGCGTGATGGACATCGGCCGCCAGCCGGTCAGTCTTGATCGCCCGATTGGCGAAAGCGAAGACAGCAGCTTCGGCGAGTTCATCGAGGACAGCCATGAAGAGACGCCGATTCGCAGCGCCAGCAACCAGATCCTCCGCGATCGGATTCAAGGTCTCCTCAAGACTTTGACCTATCGTGAACGAGAGATTATCAAGCTCCGCTACGGCCTGGGGGACGGCTATACCTACACCCTGGAAGAAGTGGGGCGAATTTTCAAAGTGACGCGTGAACGCGTTCGTCAAATCGAAGCCAAAGCGGTTCGCAAACTGCAACATCCGGTTCGCAGTCAGCAACTAGAGGGCTTTCTGGCCGGAGCCGCCGCCGACTAA
- a CDS encoding zinc ribbon domain-containing protein produces the protein MSAHEYGETLARLHRIHQQLSELRTRLKRGPARVSMARQKLAAIEGNLAATQDAIQKTKMTADRKQLQLKEGEAKIEVTQGKMNAAKGNEEYQILKDQIAAAEMANSVLADEVLEALDKIDQLTAHAESEKLNVAAGEEELKKVQAAADLEREDLEGQVAKAQAELAEVEPRLPAELKADYQRLTKARGEDALAAVDGEECGQCYVSMRPQAFQDLRMGRIVYCSSCGAMLYLPPSD, from the coding sequence ATGTCGGCTCATGAATATGGCGAAACGCTGGCGCGGCTGCATCGCATCCACCAGCAACTCTCGGAACTGAGAACGCGTCTTAAGCGCGGCCCCGCCAGAGTGTCGATGGCCCGCCAAAAACTCGCGGCGATCGAAGGCAATCTCGCCGCGACCCAAGACGCGATTCAAAAGACCAAGATGACCGCCGATCGCAAACAGCTTCAGCTGAAAGAAGGCGAAGCGAAGATCGAGGTTACGCAGGGCAAGATGAACGCCGCGAAGGGGAACGAAGAGTATCAGATTTTGAAGGATCAGATTGCCGCGGCGGAGATGGCGAACAGCGTATTGGCTGATGAAGTTCTCGAAGCGCTGGATAAGATTGATCAGCTGACGGCGCATGCCGAAAGCGAAAAGCTGAATGTCGCCGCCGGCGAAGAGGAGCTGAAGAAGGTCCAAGCGGCCGCCGATCTGGAACGCGAAGACCTGGAAGGCCAAGTCGCCAAAGCGCAAGCCGAGCTCGCCGAAGTCGAACCGCGACTGCCGGCCGAGCTGAAAGCCGACTATCAGCGACTAACCAAGGCCCGCGGCGAAGACGCATTGGCCGCGGTCGACGGCGAAGAATGCGGACAGTGCTACGTCTCGATGCGACCTCAGGCGTTTCAAGATCTGAGAATGGGACGAATTGTCTATTGTTCGTCATGTGGAGCAATGCTCTACTTGCCTCCTAGTGATTAA
- the greA gene encoding transcription elongation factor GreA, translating into MADRNPMSRKGFDKLKADLDHLESVEMPRITEKIATAREEGDLKENAEYHGARETQGMIQAKINGIKSKLSRAYIIDPASIDQSVVGFFATITVEDLDMDEEDTYTLVGNGEEDFMNNKILIDSPMAQSLLGHKVGDVVPIEAPKGTYELKILKIEYNLD; encoded by the coding sequence ATGGCAGATCGCAATCCGATGTCGAGAAAAGGCTTTGACAAGCTCAAGGCGGATCTCGACCATCTTGAGTCGGTCGAAATGCCGCGCATCACCGAGAAAATCGCTACAGCGCGCGAAGAAGGCGACCTGAAAGAAAACGCCGAATATCACGGCGCACGCGAAACGCAGGGCATGATCCAAGCGAAGATCAACGGGATCAAATCCAAGCTATCCCGCGCTTATATCATCGATCCTGCTTCGATCGATCAATCGGTGGTCGGCTTCTTCGCGACGATCACGGTCGAAGATCTCGATATGGATGAGGAAGACACCTACACGCTGGTCGGCAACGGCGAAGAGGATTTTATGAACAACAAGATCCTCATCGACAGCCCGATGGCGCAAAGCTTGCTCGGGCACAAGGTCGGCGACGTCGTTCCGATTGAAGCTCCCAAAGGGACCTACGAGCTGAAAATTCTGAAGATCGAGTACAACCTCGACTAA
- a CDS encoding DUF167 domain-containing protein, producing MIELQPHDDGVILPIRALPGSKKNEIRGEQQGALKVSVTAAPEDGKANKAIIELVAKKLALRKSQLEIISGHTHRQKRMLIGDIDLAQLQAKIDAVLANG from the coding sequence GTGATCGAGTTGCAGCCGCACGACGACGGCGTCATCTTGCCGATCCGCGCTCTGCCAGGCTCGAAAAAGAACGAAATCCGGGGAGAGCAGCAAGGGGCGCTGAAAGTGTCGGTGACCGCCGCTCCCGAAGATGGCAAAGCGAACAAAGCGATCATCGAGCTGGTGGCCAAAAAGCTCGCACTGCGCAAGTCGCAGCTAGAGATCATTTCGGGCCATACGCATCGCCAGAAGCGGATGTTGATAGGCGATATCGATCTAGCCCAGCTGCAAGCGAAGATCGACGCGGTGCTCGCCAACGGTTAA
- a CDS encoding YggS family pyridoxal phosphate-dependent enzyme encodes MSTPIPRDARPGMQTAQRERLAENLAEVRGKITAAAGRAGRASDDVRLIAVTKYVDVETTAALFELGCRDFGESRPQQLWERAEQFAARPVRWHMIGHLQTNKAKRTAPVLSWLHAGDSWRLLKAVDAAAAADRRIQTLLEINISGDAAKHGIAPDDAARVLEEAAKLPQLEIRGLMGMASLQGGVDVARTNFAALRQLRDRLAADAPDNVALTELSMGMSGDYEAAIEEGATMVRVGSSLFEGIER; translated from the coding sequence TTGAGCACTCCGATTCCCCGTGACGCGAGACCCGGCATGCAAACGGCCCAGCGAGAGCGTTTGGCGGAAAATCTGGCGGAGGTTCGCGGCAAAATCACCGCCGCCGCCGGTCGCGCTGGTCGAGCGAGCGATGACGTACGGCTGATCGCCGTCACCAAGTATGTCGACGTAGAGACGACCGCAGCGCTCTTCGAATTGGGCTGCCGAGATTTCGGCGAAAGTCGCCCTCAGCAGTTGTGGGAGCGCGCCGAGCAATTCGCCGCGCGACCCGTCCGCTGGCACATGATCGGCCATCTGCAAACCAACAAAGCGAAACGAACCGCGCCGGTCCTCTCGTGGTTGCACGCCGGCGACAGTTGGCGACTGCTGAAAGCGGTGGACGCCGCGGCGGCAGCCGATCGCCGCATACAGACGTTGCTGGAGATCAACATCTCAGGCGACGCGGCGAAACATGGTATCGCGCCCGACGATGCGGCTCGCGTTTTGGAGGAAGCGGCGAAACTTCCCCAGCTAGAAATCCGCGGGCTAATGGGAATGGCGTCTCTGCAAGGAGGCGTCGACGTCGCCCGCACCAATTTTGCAGCGCTGCGTCAGCTGCGCGATCGCTTGGCGGCGGATGCTCCTGACAATGTCGCGCTGACAGAACTCTCGATGGGAATGAGCGGCGACTACGAAGCGGCGATCGAAGAAGGCGCCACCATGGTTCGGGTCGGCTCCTCGTTGTTCGAGGGAATCGAGCGGTGA